The following are from one region of the Aspergillus luchuensis IFO 4308 DNA, chromosome 4, nearly complete sequence genome:
- a CDS encoding alpha-1,2-mannosidase family protein (CAZy:GH92;~COG:L;~EggNog:ENOG410PI20;~InterPro:IPR041371,IPR014718,IPR012939,IPR008928, IPR005887;~PFAM:PF17678,PF07971;~SECRETED:SignalP(1-37);~go_function: GO:0030246 - carbohydrate binding [Evidence IEA];~go_process: GO:0005975 - carbohydrate metabolic process [Evidence IEA]): MGGSTICFSAAFRCARLAMASWYTMLILSLLEPAARAANLTSHVDLFLGSQSGGNDFPGVARPFGVVKLGPDLYVSGTDSYSGYLPNSNFSGFSMMHEQGTGGAPKYGTVAQLPLIGNISKPLSNITIGRSGADEASVGYYKAKTAEGTVVELSATAHAGIYQYTFPSGSDGNVLVDVSHVLPSYRGMGLSQGYKGGNITIFPDGHYEGHGVYDNGWNRSPDWSIYFCGHFDASPISNKTYVGTDAGGSVEQSSGFASSSSSSTRVGGLFTFKDSVVTSRVGISWISTEKACKNVEDEIPEDKEFQSVVDDAQSEWETKVLSKVATTNTNDTTLTLLYTSLYFMHLLPTNQTGENPQWTSQEPYYEDIFTYWDLFRCSTALMQVLQPAAYEEQIRSLIDIWRFEGYMPDSRSSNYNGRTQGGSNADNILADAYVKGVRGAVNWEDGYKAMVKDAEVTPPNDPVDPQAPDSSTKEGRGALPDWLSLGYITPRFTRAVTRAVEYSCNDFGLYQVASGLGKTDDAEKYLNRSRNWRNHWNANQTSLGFSGFVVPRNESGFIETDPLNDSGYWGDPYYEASSWAYSWASIHDMKTMIDKMGGNQTVLDRLNTMFTEGASGSSGIIFDPTNEPMFNVPYLYHYIDRQDLSVFRSRDIAKSYYGTGVSGLPGNSDAGAMQTWILWNMIGLYPVTGQSTFLIHSPWFDSLVIDLGGGKKLNITSSGGDGNGGGNIYVQSLRLNGKDWKKNWLTWDDIFAQGGTLDFELGATASDWFTGELPPSPAS; the protein is encoded by the exons ATGGGTGGTTCGACGATATGTTTCTCAGCTGCGTTCCGCTGTGCCAGATTAGCCATGGCGAGTTGGTACACTATGCTGATATTGAGTCTACTTGAACCAGCTGCCCGCGCTGCGAATCTAACTTCTCACGTGGATTTATT CTTGGGATCCCAAAGTGGCGGCAATGATTTCCCCGGGGTTGCTCGTCCGTTTGGGGTGGTGAAGCTAGGACCCGATTTATATGTCTCCGGGACAGACTCATATTCCGGATATTTGCCCAATAGCAATTTCTCGGGGTTCAGTATGATGCATGAGCAGGGCACAGGAGGTGCGCCTAAGTACGGCACTGTCGCCCAGTTGCCGTTGATTGGAAATATCAGCAAACCGCTGTCCAACATCACTATTGGCCGGTCAGGTGCAGATGAGGCATCAGTGGGCTACTATAAGGCGAAGACCGCCGAAGGAACCGTCGTGGAGCTGAGCGCAACCGCTCATGCAGGAATCTATCAATATACTTTTCCGAGCGGCTCGGATGGTAATGTCTTGGTTGACGTTTCGCATGTCCTACCGTCGTATCGGGGAATGGGACTCAGCCAGGGATACAAAGGTGGTAATatcaccatcttccccgACGGGCATTATGAGGGTCATGGTGTGTACGACAACGGCTGGAACCGTTCTCCCGACTGGTCTATCTACTTTT GTGGCCATTTCGATGCCTCGCCCATCAGCAACAAGACCTATGTTGGAACCGATGCGGGCGGAAGCGTCGAGCAAAGTAGCGGTTTcgcatcgtcttcttcaagttCAACGCGAGTTGGGGGACTCTTCACCTTCAAAGACTCTGTGGTTACATCTCGTGTGGGCATCTCGTGGATCTCCACGGAGAAGGCCTGTAAgaatgttgaagatgagatACCGGAAGACAAGGAATTCCAGTCGGTCGTAGACGACGCTCAGTCCGAGTGGGAAACGAAAGTCTTGTCGAAAGTCGCCACAACCAACACAAATGACACGACGCTCACCCTATTATATACGTCTCTCTATTTCATGCACCTGCTTCCCACCAACCAAACCGGAGAGAACCCCCAATGGACATCCCAGGAACCTTACTATGAGGACATTTTCACTTACTGG GATCTTTTCCGCTGCTCTACCGCTCTCATGCAGGTGTTGCAACCCGCCGCGTATGAGGAGCAGATCCGGTCGCTTATTGATATCTGGCGATTCGAGGGCTATATGCCGGATTCGCGGTCCTCTAACTACAATGGTCGTACACAGGGCGGCTCGAATGCGGACAATATTCTGGCCGATGCCTATGTCAAGGGCGTGCGCGGTGCGGTGAACTGGGAAGATGGATACAAGGCCATGGTGAAAGACGCAGAAGTGACGCCTCCCAACGATCCAGTCGATCCCCAGGCTCCCGATTCCTCGACAAAAGAAGGCAGAGGCGCATTGCCAGACTGGCTTAGTTTGGGCTACATCACCCCGAGATTTACCCGTGCTGTCACGCGGGCAGTGGAGTACTCATGCAATGACTTTGGATTGTATCAGGTGGCATCGGGGCTTGGGAAGACTGACGATGCGGAGAAGTACTTGAACCGTTCCAGAAACTGGAGAAACCATTGGAATGCCAACCAGACCTCGCTGGGATTCTCTGGATTCGTCGTTCCTCGCAATGAGTCTGGTTTCATCGAGACTGATCCACTGAATGACAGCGGCTATTGGGGAGACCCTTACTACGAAGCCAGTTCGTGGGCCTATTCTTGGGCGAGTATCCATGACATGAAAACGATGATTGATAAAATGGGCGGGAATCAAACCGTTCTCGACCGGCTTAACACCATGTTTACTGAAGGAGCCAGCGGTTCCAGCGGTATTATCTTTGATCCCACAAACGAACC TATGTTCAACGTCCCTTATCTTTACCACTATATCGACCGGCAAGATTTGTCTGTCTTCCGATCGCGTGATATTGCCAAATCCTATTATGGTACTGGCGTATCCGGCCTCCCCGGCAACAGTGATGCTGGAGCTATGCAGACTTGGATCTTGTGGAATATGATCGGACTATACCCTGTGACAGGGCAGTCGACATTTTTGATCCACTCTCCATGGTTTGACTCGCTTGTCATTGATCTGGGGGGTGGTAAGAAACTGAATATCACTTCGAGTGGCGGTGATGGAAACGGGGGCGGTAATATCTATGTGCAAAGTCTTCGCTTGAATGGAAaagactggaagaagaactgGTTAACATGGGACGACATCTTTGCCCAAGGAGGGACACTAGACTTCGAGTTGGGAGCGACCGCAAGTGACTGGTTCACGGGGGAGCTACCACCAAGCCCGGCTTCCTAG
- a CDS encoding uncharacterized protein (COG:S;~EggNog:ENOG410Q28S;~SECRETED:SignalP(1-18)), giving the protein MKASFITLLAALATSALAAPTGGVPGVSEVTKTVNIGSVSSNVISTPSASASAGATGHIVQDAGNGVNQVLTVTGADAKKLLVQLSPEVANLLSGLGLPGLGSSVGSIIKTAGSVGDLLKDVGKVVDGLLTVVDKDGRALLIQLDPVVTGLLSGLGLPELGVPVGSIVGTLGENLKRSADGEIVQDLAPKVKDVLEVTGSDSKRLLVQLSPSVASLLSSLDLPTVGTSVGQIIKTAGSVGDLLKDISTPVEQLLTVVGQDGSYLLIQLSPNVASLLTGLGLPSLGTSVGSVVATLGQNL; this is encoded by the coding sequence ATGAAGGCCTCCTTTATCACTCTTCTCGCTGCTCTGGCCACCTCGGCCCTCGCCGCCCCTACCGGTGGTGTTCCTGGAGTCTCTGAGGTCACCAAGACTGTGAACATTGGTTCCGTCTCCAGCAACGTGATTTCCACCCCCAGTGCCAGTGCTAGTGCTGGGGCTACCGGCCACATTGTTCAGGACGCTGGCAATGGTGTCAACCAGGTCCTGACTGTTACTGGCGCCGACGCCAAGAAGCTCCTCGTCCAACTCAGCCCCGAGGTTGCTAATCTCCTGTCCGGCCTGGGTCTGCCTGGCCTTGGATCCTCTGTGGGTTCCATTATCAAGACCGCTGGGTCCGTTGGCGACCTTCTCAAGGATGTCGGCAAAGTCGTCGACGGCCTTCTCACTGTTGTCGATAAGGACGGCAGGGCTCTTCTGATCCAGCTCGACCCCGTGGTGACTGGTCTTCTCAGCGGTCTTGGACTCCCGGAGCTTGGTGTCCCCGTCGGCTCCATTGTCGGCACTCTTGGCGAGAACCTCAAGCGCTCGGCTGATGGAGAGATCGTTCAGGACCTTGCTCCCAAGGTCAAGGATGTCCTCGAAGTTACCGGCTCTGACTCCAAGCGCCTGCTTGTCCAACTCAGCCCCTCCGtcgcctccctcctctccagccTTGACCTCCCCACCGTTGGAACCTCCGTTGGTCAGATCATCAAGACCGCCGGCAGCGTTGGCGACCTTCTCAAGGACATCTCTACTCCCGTTGAGCAGCTTCTGACTGTCGTCGGCCAGGATGGCTCTTACCTCCTCATTCAGCTGTCTCCTAACGTCGCCTCTCTTCTCACTGGCCTTGGCCTCCCCTCCCTTGGCACTTCTGTTGGCAGCGTTGTCGCG